From the Nodularia sp. NIES-3585 genome, one window contains:
- the nifK gene encoding nitrogenase molybdenum-iron protein subunit beta, giving the protein MPQNPENIQDHVELFHQPEYQQLFQNKKEFENGHDPAEVTRVAEWTKGWEYREKNFAREALTVNPAKGCQPLGAIFAAVGFEATMPFVQGSQGCVAYFRTHLTRHYKEPFSGVSSSMTEDAAVFGGLQNMIDGLANSYQLYKPKMIAVCTTCMAEVIGDDLQSFINNAKEAGSVPQTFPVPYAHTPSFVGSHITGYDNMMKGILSNLTAGKKKATSNGKINFIPGFDTYVGNNREIKRIASLFGFDYTILADNSDYLDSPNTGEFDMYPGGTKLEDAADSINGKVTIALQAYSTTKTREYIEKEWKQPTVVSRPWGIKGTDEFLMKLSELTGTAIPEELEIERGRAVDAMTDSHSWVHGKRFAIFGEPDLVISVVGFMLEMGAEPVHILVNNSNEVFEKELQALLDSSPFGQGATIWGGKDLWHMRSLLFTEPVDLLIGNSYGKYLWRDCKVPFVRIGYPIMDRHHLHRYSTIGYQGVINLLNWIVNTIFEEIDRNTNIPSKTDISYDLIR; this is encoded by the coding sequence ATGCCTCAAAATCCAGAAAATATTCAAGATCACGTTGAGTTATTCCACCAACCAGAATACCAACAACTATTCCAAAACAAAAAGGAATTTGAAAACGGTCACGACCCGGCAGAAGTTACACGGGTTGCAGAATGGACCAAGGGTTGGGAATATCGTGAAAAGAACTTCGCTCGTGAAGCTTTAACTGTTAACCCTGCGAAAGGCTGTCAACCTTTAGGCGCAATCTTTGCGGCTGTTGGTTTTGAAGCTACAATGCCTTTCGTCCAAGGTTCTCAAGGTTGTGTTGCTTACTTCCGTACCCACTTAACCCGTCACTACAAAGAACCATTCTCTGGTGTGTCTTCTTCAATGACTGAAGATGCAGCGGTGTTTGGTGGTCTGCAAAACATGATTGACGGTTTGGCGAACTCTTACCAACTGTACAAGCCTAAGATGATTGCTGTCTGCACAACTTGTATGGCAGAAGTAATTGGTGATGACTTGCAGTCTTTCATCAACAACGCTAAGGAAGCTGGTTCAGTTCCTCAAACTTTCCCAGTCCCTTACGCACACACTCCTAGCTTTGTTGGTTCCCACATCACTGGTTACGACAACATGATGAAGGGAATTCTTTCTAACCTGACCGCAGGTAAGAAGAAAGCTACCAGCAATGGCAAAATCAACTTCATCCCAGGTTTTGATACCTATGTAGGCAACAACCGGGAAATCAAGCGTATTGCTTCCCTGTTCGGCTTTGACTACACCATTCTCGCTGATAACAGCGACTATTTAGATTCACCTAACACTGGTGAATTTGATATGTATCCAGGTGGTACAAAGTTAGAAGATGCCGCAGATTCAATTAACGGTAAAGTTACAATTGCTCTGCAAGCATACTCTACCACCAAAACCCGTGAATACATTGAAAAAGAGTGGAAGCAACCCACTGTAGTTTCCCGTCCTTGGGGTATTAAGGGTACTGATGAGTTCTTGATGAAACTCAGCGAACTAACTGGTACAGCTATTCCCGAAGAACTAGAAATTGAACGTGGTCGTGCAGTTGATGCAATGACTGACTCTCATTCATGGGTTCACGGTAAGCGCTTTGCTATCTTTGGTGAGCCAGATTTAGTCATCAGCGTAGTTGGCTTCATGTTGGAAATGGGTGCTGAACCTGTCCACATCCTAGTTAACAACTCCAACGAAGTATTTGAGAAAGAACTTCAAGCTTTACTAGATTCTAGTCCTTTTGGTCAAGGCGCAACCATCTGGGGCGGTAAAGACCTCTGGCATATGCGTTCCTTGTTGTTCACCGAACCCGTAGACTTGCTCATTGGTAACTCCTACGGTAAGTACCTATGGCGCGATTGTAAGGTTCCCTTCGTCAGAATTGGTTATCCTATCATGGATCGCCACCACTTACACCGCTACAGCACCATTGGTTACCAAGGTGTGATCAACTTGCTGAACTGGATTGTTAATACAATCTTCGAGGAAATTGACCGCAACACCAATATTCCTTCTAAGACTGATATTTCTTACGACTTGATTCGTTAA